In Sphingobacterium sp. PCS056, the following proteins share a genomic window:
- a CDS encoding DUF502 domain-containing protein, which translates to MLSKLIRAFLNYLIKGTLVVVPLAGAIFLIVWIVASVDSALNLTGMFLEDETGHPLYIPGIGILTVILILVIAGIVFTNFVTDPIKHWLNNQINRIPLLNTLYSSIKDFTEAFVGDAKKFNVPVLVKVNEIGVSKIGFLTQSDLSKINLTDEVVVYFPYSYSFAGQVVVVKSSLVTKLDMSATDAMKLVVSGGVSGLE; encoded by the coding sequence ATGTTATCAAAATTAATTAGAGCTTTTTTAAATTATCTTATAAAAGGAACCTTAGTTGTCGTTCCTTTAGCTGGTGCTATTTTCTTGATTGTCTGGATTGTAGCTTCTGTTGATTCGGCATTGAATCTTACGGGCATGTTTTTAGAGGATGAGACTGGACATCCCCTGTATATTCCAGGTATCGGTATTTTAACGGTTATTTTAATCTTGGTTATAGCAGGAATTGTTTTTACCAATTTTGTCACGGATCCTATTAAGCACTGGTTGAATAATCAGATTAATCGTATTCCATTGTTGAATACTTTGTACTCATCGATTAAGGATTTTACAGAAGCATTTGTTGGCGATGCCAAAAAATTCAATGTTCCTGTTTTAGTAAAAGTGAATGAAATTGGCGTGAGTAAGATCGGTTTCTTGACACAATCAGATCTATCAAAAATTAATTTGACGGACGAAGTGGTGGTTTATTTTCCATATTCTTACTCATTCGCTGGACAAGTTGTTGTCGTAAAATCTTCCTTAGTAACAAAATTAGATATGTCCGCTACAGATGCGATGAAGCTTGTTGTTTCAGGTGGTGTCAGTGGTTTGGAATAA
- a CDS encoding bifunctional UDP-N-acetylmuramoyl-tripeptide:D-alanyl-D-alanine ligase/alanine racemase gives MYSIADISEIIGPKRSIIVNGQCIIQNLIYDTRKIVNAETGLFFALVNRRDGHEFIMDAYSKGIRNFVLQDDFQQELVLQDANILWVADTFLALQAIAGHQRMQFKSPVLGITGSNGKTIVKEWLFQLLSPEYKIYRSPKSYNSQLGVALSLWELNDQYNFAIIEAGISEVGEMAKLQHMIRPTHGILTNIGVAHKAGFDSKEEKIAEKLKLFTDAEVLIYPKKYLEHIYMPSQLYKFAWGEDESCQLEVYSVKKENDQATLLSLCFSRQFFTVKIPFVDQASIENAISCIAVMITFGYDFKTIAERIATLQPMEMRLELKKGKHNSSIIDDSYSNDLVALQIALDFLKQQKQNTRKVLILSDIPGVELHDEKSISKLKRLIDASDLTDLIFIGPILSQLPAQFSLPVTSYPDTASLIEDFKHIEYSNATILIKGARDYHFEQISKRLVAKSHDTILEINLNALEHNLNIYRGLLPAGVKLMAMVKAFSYGSGSFEIANLLQFNHVDYLTVAFADEGVDLRNGGITLPIVVMSPDENAFDAIVQHKLEPEIYSFRILSSFLRYLELHQLKNFPVHIKVDTGMHRLGFMPDEIDDLLAVLKNQEAMKVKSVFSHLASAGNKVDHAFTENQIHLLDIFTIKLKQELGYSFIRHIAATSGIDLWPSAYFDMVRLGIGLYGIDMDRDDLPVREVSVLKTNVTQIKSLAATETVGYNRAGVLNRASRIATIKIGYADGYDRRFGNGVGKMSINGQVVRTIGNICMDMCMLDVTDIDVNEEDEVIVYPDLKEAALAIGTIPYELLVNISQRVKRVYFYE, from the coding sequence ATGTACAGCATTGCGGATATTTCGGAGATTATAGGCCCTAAGAGATCAATTATAGTTAATGGTCAATGTATCATTCAAAATTTGATATACGATACACGCAAAATCGTCAATGCAGAAACAGGGTTATTTTTTGCTTTAGTCAACCGTCGGGATGGGCATGAGTTTATTATGGATGCCTATAGCAAAGGAATTAGAAATTTTGTGTTACAAGATGATTTTCAACAAGAACTGGTATTGCAAGATGCTAATATTTTATGGGTAGCCGATACTTTCTTAGCCTTACAGGCCATTGCTGGTCATCAACGGATGCAGTTTAAATCCCCGGTCTTAGGGATTACAGGGAGCAACGGTAAGACTATTGTTAAAGAATGGCTTTTTCAATTACTATCTCCTGAATATAAAATATACCGCAGCCCTAAAAGTTATAACTCGCAGCTTGGAGTTGCTTTATCCTTATGGGAGTTAAATGATCAGTACAATTTTGCCATTATAGAAGCTGGGATCAGCGAAGTAGGAGAGATGGCAAAACTTCAACATATGATCAGACCTACACATGGAATACTGACCAATATTGGTGTGGCACACAAAGCAGGATTTGATTCTAAAGAGGAAAAAATTGCTGAAAAACTGAAACTCTTTACAGATGCTGAAGTATTGATCTATCCAAAAAAATATTTGGAACATATTTATATGCCTTCTCAGCTCTATAAATTTGCATGGGGCGAAGATGAGAGCTGCCAACTGGAGGTCTATTCTGTTAAAAAAGAGAACGATCAAGCAACTTTGCTCAGCTTATGTTTCTCCAGACAGTTTTTCACGGTAAAAATTCCTTTTGTCGATCAAGCATCTATTGAAAATGCCATTTCATGTATTGCTGTCATGATCACATTTGGATATGATTTCAAAACCATAGCAGAACGAATTGCAACATTGCAACCGATGGAAATGCGTCTTGAACTGAAAAAAGGAAAGCATAATAGTTCCATCATTGATGATTCCTATAGTAATGATTTAGTTGCATTGCAGATTGCGCTGGATTTTCTAAAACAGCAGAAGCAAAATACGCGTAAAGTATTGATTCTTTCCGATATTCCTGGTGTTGAGTTGCATGATGAGAAAAGCATCAGTAAATTGAAACGATTGATTGACGCTAGTGATCTGACCGATCTGATTTTTATTGGACCGATACTGAGTCAGTTGCCAGCTCAATTTTCATTACCAGTTACCAGTTATCCAGATACAGCATCGTTGATAGAAGATTTTAAGCATATTGAATATAGTAACGCCACGATCTTGATCAAAGGAGCGCGTGATTACCACTTTGAGCAGATCAGTAAACGACTGGTTGCGAAGTCCCATGATACCATTTTAGAAATCAATTTGAACGCCCTGGAACATAATCTTAATATATACCGAGGCTTATTGCCTGCAGGAGTAAAATTAATGGCTATGGTCAAAGCCTTCTCTTATGGTAGTGGAAGTTTTGAAATTGCTAATTTGCTGCAATTTAACCATGTGGATTATTTGACAGTAGCTTTTGCCGATGAAGGTGTTGATCTTCGAAACGGAGGTATCACACTTCCAATAGTGGTTATGAGTCCTGATGAAAATGCTTTTGATGCCATTGTACAGCATAAATTGGAACCCGAAATCTATAGTTTTAGAATTTTAAGTTCATTTCTCCGTTATTTGGAGCTGCATCAGTTAAAAAACTTTCCCGTCCATATCAAAGTTGATACGGGTATGCATCGATTGGGATTTATGCCTGATGAAATCGATGATCTGCTTGCTGTCCTGAAAAATCAAGAGGCAATGAAAGTAAAATCTGTTTTTTCGCACTTAGCATCAGCAGGAAATAAGGTGGATCATGCCTTTACAGAAAATCAAATTCATCTTTTGGATATATTTACGATCAAACTTAAGCAGGAGTTAGGTTATTCCTTTATACGGCACATCGCTGCTACATCGGGAATAGATCTATGGCCAAGTGCTTATTTTGACATGGTCAGATTGGGGATCGGTCTCTATGGAATTGATATGGATCGTGATGATCTTCCCGTTAGAGAAGTCAGTGTTTTGAAAACTAATGTGACGCAGATCAAATCGCTTGCTGCTACCGAGACAGTCGGATACAATCGTGCAGGCGTATTAAATCGCGCTAGCCGTATTGCGACCATTAAGATTGGTTATGCCGATGGCTACGACCGCCGTTTTGGAAACGGTGTGGGTAAGATGTCTATCAATGGACAAGTAGTCCGCACAATTGGTAATATCTGTATGGATATGTGTATGTTAGATGTTACCGATATTGATGTCAATGAAGAAGATGAAGTTATTGTTTATCCAGATCTGAAAGAGGCCGCATTAGCAATTGGGACCATTCCCTATGAATTGTTGGTGAATATCTCACAACGGGTTAAAAGAGTTTATTTTTACGAGTAA
- a CDS encoding regulatory protein RecX, with the protein MFDEEKKRKKIYTPKQALLKAESYCAYQERAQQEVRDKLYDWGLHEEDVEQIISQLISENFLNEERFAIAYTLGKLRMKSWGKIKIKQSLKFKRVSEPLIKIAFSKIDMDEYEDKLNELIDKKKLLIKDKDPYIIKNKLFQYALSRGFESDIISSVLKEKGL; encoded by the coding sequence ATGTTTGACGAAGAGAAAAAAAGAAAAAAAATATACACACCTAAGCAGGCGTTGCTCAAAGCGGAGAGTTATTGTGCGTATCAAGAACGGGCGCAACAAGAAGTACGGGATAAATTATATGATTGGGGACTACACGAAGAAGATGTTGAACAAATCATCTCGCAATTGATATCAGAGAATTTCTTAAATGAAGAACGCTTTGCGATCGCTTATACCTTAGGTAAGCTCCGGATGAAGAGTTGGGGGAAAATAAAGATCAAACAGTCGTTAAAATTTAAACGAGTTTCAGAACCTTTAATTAAAATTGCATTTTCTAAAATTGATATGGATGAATATGAGGATAAGCTCAACGAGCTGATCGATAAAAAAAAGCTTTTAATAAAAGATAAAGATCCTTATATAATCAAGAATAAGCTATTTCAATATGCTTTATCCCGCGGTTTTGAAAGTGATATTATTTCTTCTGTCCTGAAAGAAAAGGGATTATAA
- the nudK gene encoding GDP-mannose pyrophosphatase NudK, which yields MIANIKITESKILSDNWYILRKITYEYLKKDGTTMTQSREAYDRGNGATILLYNTEQKTVILTRQFRLPTFINGNETGLMIEACAGLLDKDNAEDCIRRETEEETGYKITDVRKIFEAYMSPGSVTEILHFFIAEYAKEMKVSEGGGLDHEEENIEVLELYISEAMRMVASGEVKDAKTIMLLQYIKLHGIL from the coding sequence ATGATAGCTAACATCAAGATCACAGAAAGCAAAATTTTATCCGATAATTGGTACATCCTAAGAAAAATAACCTACGAATATTTAAAAAAGGATGGTACAACGATGACCCAAAGTAGAGAGGCTTATGACAGAGGAAACGGCGCAACTATTTTATTGTACAACACAGAGCAGAAAACAGTGATTCTTACCCGACAATTTCGGCTTCCAACATTTATTAATGGAAATGAAACAGGCCTGATGATTGAAGCTTGCGCAGGTTTACTGGATAAAGATAATGCAGAAGATTGTATTAGAAGAGAGACGGAGGAAGAAACAGGCTATAAAATTACAGATGTAAGAAAGATTTTTGAAGCTTATATGTCTCCTGGATCCGTTACAGAAATTCTGCATTTTTTTATAGCCGAATATGCAAAAGAAATGAAAGTCAGTGAAGGTGGAGGACTGGACCATGAAGAAGAAAATATTGAGGTATTAGAATTGTATATCTCCGAAGCTATGCGGATGGTAGCGAGCGGTGAGGTCAAAGATGCTAAAACAATTATGTTGCTGCAATATATTAAATTACACGGTATTTTATAA
- the thiS gene encoding sulfur carrier protein ThiS yields the protein MELTINHQSRFFEQPPSSLEGLMLLEFPEKSKGIAVAINNQVIPKTAWATTPLRHQDSILVISATQGG from the coding sequence ATGGAACTTACGATCAATCACCAATCACGTTTTTTTGAACAGCCTCCCTCCTCTTTGGAAGGTTTGATGCTTTTGGAATTTCCAGAAAAAAGTAAAGGCATTGCTGTTGCCATTAATAACCAAGTCATACCCAAAACGGCTTGGGCAACAACCCCATTACGCCATCAAGATTCAATTCTCGTCATTTCTGCTACGCAAGGCGGATAA
- the thiC gene encoding phosphomethylpyrimidine synthase ThiC: protein MLEQTITQTPFPNSKKVYIPGKLFPIQVAMREITLSATKLSKGGVEINPPVTIYDTSGPYTDDDAKIDIRKGLPRTRESWILDRQDVEILPQISSDYGQERLADTDLDELRFEYSHKPKKALAGHNVSQLHYARKGIITPEMEYVAIRENQRIEQIEAATMGMEHQHAGHSFGARTPKKLITAEFVREEIAAGRAIIPNNINHPESEPMIIGRNFLVKINANIGNSAVTSSIEEEVDKAVWACRWGADTIMDLSTGKNIHETREWIIRNSPVPIGTVPIYQALEKVKGVAEDLTWEIFRDTLIEQAEQGVSYFTIHAGVLLRYIHLTAKRVTGIVSRGGSIMAKWCLFHHKENFLYTHFEDICQIMKQYDVAFSLGDGLRPGSIADANDAAQFAELETLGELTKIAWKHDVQVMIEGPGHVPMHMIKENMDKQLAVCDEAPFYTLGPLTTDIAPGYDHITSAIGAAMIGWFGCAMLCYVTPKEHLGLPNRKDVKDGVITYKLAAHAADLAKGHPGAQYRDNALSKARFEFRWEDQFNLSLDPDTAREFHDETLPADGAKVAHFCSMCGPKFCSMKITQEIRDSAEQGMMDMSKEFIEQGKELYL, encoded by the coding sequence ATGTTAGAACAAACCATTACCCAAACCCCTTTCCCAAATTCGAAAAAAGTCTACATCCCTGGAAAACTCTTTCCAATTCAGGTAGCTATGCGTGAAATTACACTCAGTGCAACTAAATTGAGCAAAGGTGGTGTAGAAATCAATCCTCCTGTTACCATTTATGATACATCAGGTCCATATACCGATGATGATGCAAAGATCGATATCCGTAAGGGGCTACCTCGCACTCGAGAAAGTTGGATATTGGATAGACAAGATGTTGAAATTTTACCCCAGATCAGTTCGGATTATGGTCAAGAACGATTGGCAGATACGGATCTGGATGAACTTCGTTTTGAATACAGCCATAAACCTAAAAAAGCTTTAGCAGGTCATAACGTTAGTCAATTACATTATGCTAGAAAAGGGATCATCACTCCAGAAATGGAGTATGTGGCTATTCGTGAAAACCAACGTATCGAGCAAATAGAAGCGGCGACAATGGGTATGGAACATCAACATGCGGGACATAGTTTTGGTGCTCGAACACCCAAGAAACTGATCACAGCGGAATTTGTACGTGAAGAAATCGCAGCAGGTAGAGCCATCATCCCGAATAATATCAATCACCCAGAAAGTGAACCGATGATTATCGGACGTAATTTTTTAGTGAAAATAAATGCCAATATTGGCAATAGTGCAGTGACGTCCAGTATTGAAGAAGAGGTAGACAAAGCGGTATGGGCATGTCGCTGGGGTGCAGATACGATAATGGATCTTTCAACGGGTAAAAATATCCATGAAACACGTGAATGGATCATCCGTAATTCGCCCGTTCCAATCGGCACAGTACCGATATATCAAGCTTTGGAAAAAGTAAAAGGTGTAGCAGAAGATCTGACTTGGGAGATATTTAGAGACACCTTAATTGAACAAGCGGAACAGGGTGTTTCCTATTTCACGATTCATGCAGGAGTATTGTTGAGATATATTCATCTGACAGCAAAACGCGTAACGGGAATTGTATCTCGTGGTGGATCGATCATGGCAAAATGGTGTTTATTTCATCATAAGGAAAACTTTTTATATACGCACTTTGAAGATATCTGTCAGATTATGAAGCAATACGATGTGGCCTTTTCGCTAGGTGATGGTCTACGCCCTGGCTCTATTGCCGATGCGAACGATGCTGCACAGTTTGCTGAATTAGAGACTTTAGGTGAATTAACTAAAATTGCATGGAAGCATGATGTACAGGTTATGATTGAAGGGCCTGGTCATGTACCGATGCACATGATCAAGGAAAACATGGACAAACAGCTTGCAGTCTGTGATGAAGCACCTTTTTATACGTTGGGTCCATTGACAACAGATATTGCTCCGGGTTATGATCACATTACATCTGCAATTGGCGCGGCTATGATCGGATGGTTTGGATGTGCCATGCTTTGCTACGTTACTCCTAAGGAACATCTTGGATTGCCTAACCGAAAAGATGTGAAAGATGGGGTCATTACCTATAAATTGGCAGCACATGCTGCGGATCTAGCCAAAGGGCATCCTGGTGCACAATATCGCGATAATGCTTTGAGCAAGGCTAGGTTTGAGTTCCGTTGGGAAGATCAGTTTAATCTTTCATTGGATCCCGATACAGCGCGAGAATTTCACGATGAAACACTACCTGCTGATGGTGCAAAAGTGGCACACTTCTGTTCGATGTGCGGTCCCAAATTTTGTTCGATGAAGATTACCCAAGAGATACGCGATTCTGCAGAACAGGGAATGATGGATATGTCTAAAGAATTTATCGAGCAAGGTAAAGAGCTATATCTATGA
- a CDS encoding thiamine phosphate synthase: MILVVTAEQAVPRELQVINDILDAGLELLHIRKYSFSDDEMSQFINGIATRYRNRLVMHSHHHLAESLNIERLHFNEHDRKLGIQNKFSQQIIRSTSVHSIHDFNSLDHRWSYALLSPMFLSISKLNHGSKHTVKKELIYRDNQQVHLIGLAGIHAENIISLYQDGVDGVALLGAIWKSEQPLISFNECLQIDLSYSS; the protein is encoded by the coding sequence ATGATCCTAGTTGTGACTGCTGAACAGGCTGTACCTCGTGAACTACAAGTGATCAATGATATACTAGATGCGGGATTGGAACTGTTACACATTCGGAAGTATAGCTTTTCTGATGATGAAATGTCTCAATTTATTAACGGAATAGCAACTCGTTATCGAAATCGCCTTGTCATGCATAGTCATCATCATCTGGCGGAATCGTTGAACATCGAGAGATTGCATTTTAATGAGCATGATCGAAAATTGGGGATACAAAATAAGTTCAGTCAACAGATCATCCGATCAACATCAGTACATAGCATCCACGATTTTAACAGCTTGGATCACAGATGGTCCTACGCTTTGCTTAGTCCAATGTTTTTAAGCATTTCAAAACTTAATCATGGGTCTAAACACACCGTAAAAAAAGAACTCATATACCGTGACAACCAGCAGGTTCATTTAATAGGACTTGCTGGCATCCACGCCGAAAACATCATCTCTTTATATCAGGATGGCGTTGATGGAGTAGCATTACTGGGAGCCATCTGGAAAAGCGAACAACCTTTGATCAGTTTTAATGAATGTCTACAGATAGACCTTTCTTACTCATCATAG
- the thiE gene encoding thiamine phosphate synthase, with protein MFSKIQYISQGNTALEQETNIRNALQAGADWIQLRWKEGNEDQLLTLAVCIKQLCFQYGAKLIINDHVHIAKAVDATGVHLGLTDSSIRDARLLLGSKKIIGGTANSLSDVQQRIAENCDYIGLGPLRFTSTKEKLSPILGFIGYQEIIQNLRTKGTDFPPIFAIGGILLEDITLLQEMGIYGVALSGLITKKPQLIQELKNKLQWKL; from the coding sequence ATGTTTAGTAAAATTCAATATATATCACAGGGAAATACTGCTCTGGAACAGGAAACGAATATTAGAAACGCACTACAAGCTGGTGCAGATTGGATTCAATTACGTTGGAAAGAAGGCAATGAAGATCAGTTATTAACATTAGCCGTCTGTATTAAACAACTGTGCTTTCAATATGGTGCAAAACTGATCATCAATGATCATGTTCACATTGCTAAAGCTGTTGATGCTACTGGTGTTCATCTGGGATTGACGGATAGCAGCATACGGGACGCACGATTATTACTGGGCTCAAAGAAGATTATTGGAGGTACAGCAAATAGTCTATCTGATGTACAGCAACGAATAGCAGAAAACTGCGATTACATTGGTCTTGGACCGCTGCGTTTTACCTCTACTAAAGAAAAGCTAAGTCCTATATTAGGATTCATAGGATATCAGGAGATCATTCAAAATTTAAGAACAAAAGGAACTGACTTTCCTCCTATTTTTGCTATCGGAGGAATCTTACTCGAAGATATTACCCTTCTTCAAGAAATGGGTATATATGGCGTAGCACTCTCAGGTCTGATCACAAAAAAACCTCAACTTATTCAAGAACTTAAAAATAAACTGCAATGGAAACTTTAA
- a CDS encoding thiazole synthase has translation METLKIADRIFHSRLFLGTGKFGHLNQMQESLVASGSEMVTMALKRLDHQSSSDTFLEALQIPSVHLLPNTSGARNAKEAILAAQLAREALETDWVKLEIHPDSRYLMPDPIETLLATEQLAKLGFIVLPYIHADPVLCKRLEDVGTAAVMPLAAPIGSNKGLRTIDFLEMIIAQSQVPVIVDAGIGAPSDAAKAMEIGADAVLVNTAIATATYPVQMAEAFKEAVIAGRKAYHAGLGGVENRAMASSPLTSFLID, from the coding sequence ATGGAAACTTTAAAAATAGCAGATCGCATATTTCATTCTCGACTTTTCTTAGGAACAGGAAAGTTTGGTCACCTCAATCAAATGCAAGAATCCTTGGTTGCGTCGGGTTCTGAAATGGTTACCATGGCTTTAAAACGCTTGGATCATCAGTCTTCCTCAGATACATTTTTAGAAGCTTTGCAGATTCCATCAGTACATTTGTTGCCAAATACTTCGGGAGCGCGCAATGCTAAGGAAGCTATATTGGCGGCACAACTCGCTCGGGAGGCTTTGGAAACCGATTGGGTAAAATTGGAAATCCACCCTGATTCTCGTTATCTCATGCCTGATCCTATTGAAACGCTATTAGCTACTGAACAGTTGGCAAAACTAGGTTTTATTGTGCTACCGTATATACATGCCGACCCCGTGCTCTGTAAGCGTCTGGAGGACGTTGGAACGGCAGCGGTCATGCCATTAGCAGCGCCTATAGGGAGTAATAAGGGATTGCGTACCATAGATTTTTTAGAAATGATTATTGCGCAAAGCCAAGTGCCTGTGATCGTAGATGCTGGTATCGGCGCACCATCTGATGCTGCAAAAGCAATGGAAATTGGTGCCGATGCCGTACTGGTCAACACTGCAATCGCAACAGCAACTTATCCGGTACAAATGGCTGAAGCATTTAAAGAAGCCGTGATCGCAGGAAGAAAAGCCTATCATGCGGGCTTAGGCGGAGTGGAAAATCGAGCCATGGCATCTAGTCCTCTAACCTCATTTTTAATCGATTAA
- the thiH gene encoding 2-iminoacetate synthase ThiH has translation MMHTFQHLFRQYDWHDIKGKIYHKTSEDVKKSLRKQKRNLDDFLALISPAATSELEEMARLAQQVTQRRFGKTIQLYAPLYLSNECQNICTYCGFSMDNKIKRKTLSNGELMLEAMALKSMGVNHVLLVSGEANKTVEISYFRNAIQLLKPYFAQISIEVQPLLLEEYRILQKEGVHSVLVYQETYHQEVYKTYHPKGKKSNFEYRLDTPDRIGQADIHKIGLGVLLGLEDWRVDSFFNALHIDYLEKQYWRTKYSVSFPRLRPAEGVSTPNFIMEDRDLLQLICAYRLWNENLEISISTREREKFRDHIIPIGVTSMSAASKTNPGGYVVDPQSLEQFEISDERSMETIQSIIRKAGYDPVMKDWDISYSG, from the coding sequence ATGATGCATACGTTTCAACACTTATTTAGACAATACGACTGGCATGATATTAAGGGAAAAATATACCATAAAACAAGTGAGGATGTCAAAAAAAGTCTTCGGAAGCAAAAAAGAAATCTGGACGATTTTCTGGCCTTGATATCTCCTGCTGCGACTTCCGAATTGGAGGAAATGGCAAGACTGGCACAACAGGTCACACAGCGCAGATTTGGTAAAACAATCCAATTATATGCACCGTTATATCTGAGTAATGAATGTCAAAATATCTGTACGTATTGTGGATTTAGTATGGACAATAAAATCAAACGAAAAACGCTTTCCAATGGCGAATTAATGTTAGAAGCGATGGCACTAAAGTCGATGGGGGTTAATCATGTATTACTCGTGAGCGGAGAAGCAAATAAAACTGTCGAGATCAGCTATTTCAGGAATGCAATTCAGTTATTGAAGCCTTATTTTGCACAGATATCCATTGAAGTACAGCCTTTATTATTAGAGGAATATCGGATTTTACAGAAAGAGGGTGTCCATTCTGTACTTGTCTATCAAGAAACCTATCATCAAGAGGTCTATAAAACCTATCATCCAAAAGGTAAGAAATCCAACTTTGAATATCGTTTGGATACCCCAGATCGTATCGGTCAAGCAGATATTCATAAAATCGGTTTGGGAGTACTTTTAGGTCTTGAGGATTGGCGCGTGGATAGTTTTTTTAATGCCTTACATATTGACTATCTAGAGAAGCAATATTGGCGTACAAAATATTCGGTTTCATTTCCACGACTACGTCCTGCTGAAGGGGTATCAACGCCTAACTTTATCATGGAAGATCGGGATTTGCTTCAATTAATATGCGCATATCGTCTATGGAATGAAAATCTTGAAATTTCCATATCAACACGTGAGCGTGAAAAATTTAGGGATCATATCATTCCTATCGGTGTGACGAGCATGAGTGCGGCTTCCAAAACAAATCCTGGGGGCTATGTTGTCGATCCGCAATCGCTAGAACAATTTGAAATCAGCGATGAGCGAAGCATGGAAACGATCCAAAGTATCATTAGGAAAGCCGGTTATGATCCTGTTATGAAAGATTGGGACATAAGCTACTCGGGATAA
- a CDS encoding HesA/MoeB/ThiF family protein, with translation MKQHSPFDRYSRQIFINEIGIEGQQKIMEAKVLVIGAGGLGSPVLQYLAAAGIGNIGIVDFDHVEIHNLNRQVIHTEKSIHVDKVKSASAYIEELNSSIKVTGLMTKISTDNVDGIIAAYDVVVDGSDNFNTRYLVNDACSRTQKALVYGSIFAFEGQMAVFNYKGSKQLRDLFPEPPHPEDIPTCDQYGVLGPLPGIIGSMMAMQVLKIVTDLPVDFNKLTLVDTYLWRFTTIEF, from the coding sequence ATGAAACAGCATAGTCCTTTTGATCGATACTCCCGCCAAATTTTTATTAATGAAATCGGTATCGAGGGGCAACAAAAAATCATGGAGGCAAAAGTATTGGTCATTGGTGCAGGTGGATTGGGTTCACCCGTACTTCAATATCTTGCGGCGGCTGGTATTGGAAATATAGGGATTGTTGATTTTGATCATGTCGAAATCCATAATCTCAATAGACAAGTTATTCACACCGAAAAAAGCATACATGTAGACAAAGTAAAAAGTGCGTCTGCTTATATTGAAGAACTAAATTCTTCCATCAAGGTGACCGGATTAATGACAAAAATTAGTACTGACAATGTAGATGGTATCATTGCGGCATATGATGTTGTGGTCGATGGTTCAGATAATTTTAACACTAGATATCTTGTCAATGATGCTTGCTCACGTACTCAAAAGGCATTAGTTTATGGAAGTATCTTTGCTTTTGAAGGGCAAATGGCGGTTTTTAATTATAAAGGTAGTAAGCAACTTCGAGATTTATTTCCTGAGCCTCCGCATCCGGAAGATATACCAACTTGTGACCAATACGGCGTATTAGGTCCGCTTCCAGGTATTATTGGTAGTATGATGGCTATGCAGGTACTGAAAATAGTAACGGATCTTCCTGTCGATTTCAACAAACTGACACTTGTCGACACCTACCTATGGCGATTCACAACAATTGAATTTTAA